GCCACAGGCCAGGTGTCCAACGCCAGCCAGCAGATCGCGGGAGGGAGTCAGAATTTGGCACAAGGGGCCAACGAACAGGCGAGCTCCTTGGAACAAGTGTCTGCCAGCCTGGAAGAAATGTCCAGCATGACCCGCCAGAGCGCCGACAATGCGCTTGCCGCCAAGAACCTTTCCGGCGAGGCCGACACCAACACCAAGCAGGGCTCGGAAGCCATGGTGCGGATGAGTTCGGCGATCAACAAGATCAAGGAAAGCTCCGACCAGACGGCGAAGATTGTGAAAACCATCGACGAGATCGCCATGCAGACCAACCTGCTTGCCTTGAACGCCGCCGTGGAAGCGGCTCGTGCGGGCGAGGCCGGTCGAGGCTTTGCCGTGGTGGCGGAAGAAGTGCGAAACCTCGCGCAACGCTCGGCACAGGCCGCCAAAAGCACCGCCGACATGATTTCCGAATCCGTGCGCAACGCGGATGATGGCGTGAAGATCGTGGTGGACGTGGCGGGATCGCTGGACAAGATCGCCATCAGCACTCGAAAGGTGAACGATCTGATCGCGGAGATCGCTTCCAGTGCCAAGGAGCAATCCCAAGGCATAAGGGAAGTGAGCGAGGCGGTCAGCCAGATGGACAAGGTGACCCAGCAGAACGCCGCCAACGCGGAGGAATCCGCCAGTGCCTCGGAAGAGCTTTCCAGCCAAGCCGAGGAGTTGTCTGGAATGGTGGCGCAGTTCAAGCTTCGAACCTCCGGCAACAGCACGGCACCTGTGCAGACCTTGCGGTTGGCGCACAGTGCGCCATCGGCCGCCAGGACGCAGGCACCCCCAAAGGCCAAGGCGCACAAGCCGGGCATGAAGACCATCAGCGCGGAACAATCCATTCCGATGGACGACGACGCGCTGCGGGAATTCTGAGACGGCTGGCCGCCGTTCCCTGAGTGATCAGCCGCCCTTCGATACAGCGCCTTCGGCGCCACTCAGGGAGCGGCTGATTGTATCGAAGGGCGGCGGCGATCGGGGCTTCGGAAGATCGAACAGTAACCAATGCGATGAAGGATATTTGAATGACCGTTGAACGTCGGAAAGGTGGCGCGGAACTGGACGGGGCCCTGGTGGGTCCCGGCGAGATCGCGTTGGTGGAGGATGGCTCGCGCATGGTGGCCATCCTCGCTTCCGGCGTAGCGGTATGCCTGTGGGCTCCCCAGGAGAAGGTCGCGGCCATGGCGCACTTTGTGGAGCCGCGAACCACGGACAAGCATTCTTGCTTCGCGCGATTTGGCAATGTGGCCGTGCCGGAAGTCGTTCGCTTGGTGCGAGCGGAAGTTCCGCAAGGCAAGCTGGAAGCCCAACTGTTTGGTGGAGCCCAGGAATATCCCGGGGATCCGCGCGGACCGGACAACGTCGCGATGGCGGAAAAAGTCCTGGCGGCCCGGCAAATAGAAATCAGCTCCCGGGATGTGGGAGGAACCAAAGGACGCAAGGTGTTGTTCGATGGCAAAAGCGGCCAGGTCGCGATTCTGAAGGTCCATCACCTTCGTCAAGAGGATTGGATATGATTCAGTCCGACGGAATCCGTCCTGACCAGTACGAAGCGATCCGTGCCCTGGTCTATCGCAAGGCGGGGATCGCCTTGGGTGGCTCCAAG
This DNA window, taken from Fibrobacterota bacterium, encodes the following:
- a CDS encoding chemotaxis protein CheD, encoding MTVERRKGGAELDGALVGPGEIALVEDGSRMVAILASGVAVCLWAPQEKVAAMAHFVEPRTTDKHSCFARFGNVAVPEVVRLVRAEVPQGKLEAQLFGGAQEYPGDPRGPDNVAMAEKVLAARQIEISSRDVGGTKGRKVLFDGKSGQVAILKVHHLRQEDWI